In one Streptomyces venezuelae genomic region, the following are encoded:
- a CDS encoding acyl-CoA synthetase, which translates to MYPGAYDPARPAVVTADGTRAIGYGQLEDRSLRLADHLRAAGLRRGDHLALLCDNDPRALEVYWAAMRSGLYLTAVNHHLRADEAAYIVRDCGAGALVVSGSLDELGRRVRELAGGPSLVLGLDDGSYEKALDAASAVPPERQPLGTDMLYSSGTTGRPKGIEPRLPEGDVRDQPTTYTVVFQTMYGFGEDTVYLSPAPIYHAAPLRFCGVVTALGGTVVLMESFDAEAALAAVQRHRVTHSQWVPTMFVRMLKLPMEVRERYDLSSMKTAIHAAAPCPVEVKRRMMEWWGPVLYEYYSSTEGNGITFISPEEWLRKPGSVGRDGFLGTLRICDEEGRVLPPGETGTVYFEREEPSFRYHGDEARTREARHPEHENWTTTGDIGHVDDDGYLFLTDRKAFMIISGGVNVYPQEAEDVLVLHPAVADVAVVGVPDAEMGEAVKAVVQVERGVEAGPRLERELIDFARERLAHYKAPRTVDFTDSLPRTPTGKLAKARLRDAYRGG; encoded by the coding sequence ATGTATCCGGGAGCGTACGACCCCGCCAGGCCGGCCGTCGTCACCGCCGACGGCACACGGGCCATCGGCTACGGACAACTCGAAGATCGTTCCCTGCGGCTCGCGGATCATCTGCGGGCCGCGGGTCTGCGCCGGGGTGATCACCTCGCCCTGCTCTGCGACAACGACCCGCGCGCCCTGGAGGTCTACTGGGCGGCCATGCGCTCCGGGCTCTATCTCACCGCCGTCAACCACCACTTGAGGGCGGACGAGGCGGCGTACATCGTGCGCGACTGCGGCGCGGGCGCGCTCGTCGTCTCCGGCTCGCTCGACGAACTGGGCCGGAGGGTGAGGGAGTTGGCGGGAGGACCGTCGCTCGTGCTCGGGCTCGACGACGGATCGTACGAGAAGGCACTGGACGCCGCCTCAGCCGTGCCGCCCGAACGGCAGCCGCTCGGCACCGACATGCTCTACTCCTCCGGCACCACCGGCCGTCCCAAAGGCATCGAACCGAGGCTTCCCGAAGGGGACGTACGGGATCAGCCGACGACATACACGGTGGTCTTCCAGACGATGTACGGCTTCGGCGAGGACACCGTCTATCTCTCGCCCGCGCCGATCTACCACGCGGCGCCGCTGCGGTTCTGCGGTGTGGTGACCGCGCTCGGCGGCACCGTCGTCCTCATGGAGTCCTTCGACGCAGAGGCGGCCCTCGCGGCGGTCCAGCGCCATCGGGTGACGCACAGCCAGTGGGTGCCGACGATGTTCGTCCGCATGTTGAAGCTCCCCATGGAGGTGCGCGAACGCTACGACCTGTCGTCGATGAAGACGGCCATCCACGCCGCCGCGCCCTGCCCCGTCGAGGTCAAGCGGCGGATGATGGAGTGGTGGGGGCCGGTCCTGTACGAGTACTACTCGTCGACCGAGGGGAACGGCATCACCTTCATCTCGCCCGAGGAGTGGCTGCGCAAGCCAGGGTCCGTCGGGCGCGACGGGTTCCTCGGAACGCTGCGGATCTGCGACGAGGAGGGGCGCGTCCTGCCGCCCGGCGAGACCGGCACGGTCTATTTCGAGCGCGAGGAACCCTCCTTCCGCTACCACGGCGACGAGGCCCGCACCCGCGAGGCCCGGCACCCCGAGCACGAGAACTGGACGACCACCGGCGACATCGGCCATGTCGACGACGACGGCTATCTGTTCCTCACCGACCGCAAGGCCTTCATGATCATCTCGGGTGGTGTGAACGTCTACCCGCAGGAGGCGGAGGACGTCCTCGTGCTGCACCCGGCCGTCGCCGACGTCGCGGTGGTCGGCGTGCCCGACGCCGAGATGGGGGAGGCGGTCAAGGCGGTCGTCCAGGTCGAGCGGGGCGTGGAGGCGGGCCCGCGACTGGAGCGCGAGCTCATCGACTTCGCTCGCGAACGGCTCGCGCACTACAAGGCCCCGCGCACCGTCGACTTCACCGACAGCCTGCCGCGCACACCCACCGGCAAGCTCGCGAAGGCGCGGCTGCGGGACGCCTACCGGGGCGGGTGA
- a CDS encoding succinate dehydrogenase/fumarate reductase iron-sulfur subunit, translating to MKLTLRVWRQKNADADGAMSTYQVDGISSDMSFLEMLDTLNETLIVQGEDPVAFDHDCREGICGACSLVINGDAHGPERTTTCQLHMRSFRDGDTIDIEPWRAAAFPVVKDLVVDRSSFDRIIQSGGYISANTGSAPEAHAAPVPKPDADYAFEHAECIGCGACVAACPNGSAMLFTSAKVNHLNVLPQGAPERETRVLDMVAQMDSEGFGGCTLTGECATACPKGIPLFSITGMNKEWLRANRKVSR from the coding sequence GCATCTCCTCCGACATGTCCTTCCTCGAAATGCTCGACACCCTCAACGAGACCCTCATCGTCCAGGGCGAGGACCCCGTCGCCTTCGACCACGACTGCCGCGAAGGCATCTGCGGCGCCTGCTCGCTGGTCATCAACGGCGACGCGCACGGCCCCGAGCGCACCACCACCTGCCAGCTGCACATGCGCTCCTTCCGCGACGGCGACACCATCGACATCGAGCCCTGGCGCGCGGCGGCCTTCCCCGTCGTCAAGGACCTGGTGGTGGACCGCTCCTCCTTCGACCGGATCATCCAGTCCGGCGGCTACATCAGCGCCAACACCGGCTCCGCCCCCGAGGCCCACGCCGCACCGGTGCCCAAGCCGGACGCCGACTACGCCTTCGAACACGCCGAGTGCATCGGCTGCGGCGCCTGCGTGGCGGCCTGCCCCAACGGCTCCGCGATGCTGTTCACCTCCGCCAAGGTCAACCACCTCAACGTCCTGCCACAGGGCGCACCCGAACGCGAGACCCGCGTCCTGGACATGGTCGCCCAGATGGACTCCGAAGGCTTCGGCGGCTGCACCCTCACCGGCGAATGCGCCACCGCCTGCCCCAAGGGCATCCCCCTCTTCTCCATCACCGGCATGAACAAGGAGTGGCTCCGGGCCAACCGGAAGGTCAGCCGGTAG